The following proteins come from a genomic window of Musa acuminata AAA Group cultivar baxijiao chromosome BXJ1-7, Cavendish_Baxijiao_AAA, whole genome shotgun sequence:
- the LOC103990367 gene encoding uncharacterized protein LOC103990367 isoform X1, whose protein sequence is MQTARRRFLRTLLFGRFPPPPSPASSSIATLVRGSLDRSLPCATLAAPWSALQSRGAKVLGTDVRIGNVIQRKGRMYQVLKAQHTQHGRGGATIQVELRDVDTGNKITERFRTDEALERVFVEDKSFTYLYQEGEFVMLMEPNTFEQIEVQKEMFGKASAYLKEDMTVRLQYYDGKLMSASVPHRVTCKVVEAQPNIKGLTAAPQYKRVVLDNGLTVHAPPFVETGEEIIINTTDDTYITRAKE, encoded by the exons ATGCAGACTGCAAGGAGACGATTCTTGCGGACCCTCCTCTTCGGCCGCTTCCCTCCTCCACCATCGCCTGCCTCTTCATCGATAGCAACCCTCGTTCGCGGATCGTTGGACAGATCGCTGCCTTGCGCCACCCTCGCGGCACCGTGGTCCGCACTCCAAAGCCGAGGCGCTAAAGTGCTGGGCACCGAT GTGAGGATTGGGAATGTTATACAAAGAAAAG GTCGTATGTATCAG GTACTAAaagcacaacatacacaacacggaAGGGGAGGAGCCACAATACAG GTGGAACTTCGAGATGTTGATACTGGGAACAAAATAACTGAAAGATTTCGCACTGATGAAGCTCTTGAGA GAGTTTTTGTTGAGGATAAGTCATTCACATACCTGTATCAGGAAGGCGAGTTTGTAATGCTAATGGA gcccaacacgttTGAGCAGATTGAAGTGCAGAAGGAGATGTTTGGCAAGGCTTCTGCCTATTTAAAAG AAGACATGACAGTGAGACTGCAGTATTATGATGGAAAACTGATGTCTGCATCAGTTCCTCATCGTGTAACATGCAAGGTTGTTGAAGCACAACCTAATATCAAAGGGCTAACAGCTGCTCCTCA GTACAAAAGGGTTGTATTGGACAATGGGCTCACAGTCCAT GCACCACCTTTTGTTGAAACTGGTGAGGAGATCATTATTAATACAACCGATGACACATATATTACAAG GGCAAAGGAGTAG
- the LOC103990367 gene encoding uncharacterized protein LOC103990367 isoform X5: protein MQTARRRFLRTLLFGRFPPPPSPASSSIATLVRGSLDRSLPCATLAAPWSALQSRGAKVLGTDVRIGNVIQRKGRMYQVLKAQHTQHGRGGATIQVELRDVDTGNKITERFRTDEALERVFVEDKSFTYLYQEGEFVMLMEPNTFEQIEVQKEMFGKASAYLKGTKGLYWTMGSQSMHHLLLKLVRRSLLIQPMTHILQVF from the exons ATGCAGACTGCAAGGAGACGATTCTTGCGGACCCTCCTCTTCGGCCGCTTCCCTCCTCCACCATCGCCTGCCTCTTCATCGATAGCAACCCTCGTTCGCGGATCGTTGGACAGATCGCTGCCTTGCGCCACCCTCGCGGCACCGTGGTCCGCACTCCAAAGCCGAGGCGCTAAAGTGCTGGGCACCGAT GTGAGGATTGGGAATGTTATACAAAGAAAAG GTCGTATGTATCAG GTACTAAaagcacaacatacacaacacggaAGGGGAGGAGCCACAATACAG GTGGAACTTCGAGATGTTGATACTGGGAACAAAATAACTGAAAGATTTCGCACTGATGAAGCTCTTGAGA GAGTTTTTGTTGAGGATAAGTCATTCACATACCTGTATCAGGAAGGCGAGTTTGTAATGCTAATGGA gcccaacacgttTGAGCAGATTGAAGTGCAGAAGGAGATGTTTGGCAAGGCTTCTGCCTATTTAAAAG GTACAAAAGGGTTGTATTGGACAATGGGCTCACAGTCCAT GCACCACCTTTTGTTGAAACTGGTGAGGAGATCATTATTAATACAACCGATGACACATATATTACAAG TGTTTTAA
- the LOC103990367 gene encoding uncharacterized protein LOC103990367 isoform X2: MQTARRRFLRTLLFGRFPPPPSPASSSIATLVRGSLDRSLPCATLAAPWSALQSRGAKVLGTDVRIGNVIQRKGRMYQVLKAQHTQHGRGGATIQVELRDVDTGNKITERFRTDEALERVFVEDKSFTYLYQEGEFVMLMEPNTFEQIEVQKEMFGKASAYLKEDMTVRLQYYDGKLMSASVPHRVTCKVVEAQPNIKGLTAAPQYKRVVLDNGLTVHAPPFVETGEEIIINTTDDTYITRSP, encoded by the exons ATGCAGACTGCAAGGAGACGATTCTTGCGGACCCTCCTCTTCGGCCGCTTCCCTCCTCCACCATCGCCTGCCTCTTCATCGATAGCAACCCTCGTTCGCGGATCGTTGGACAGATCGCTGCCTTGCGCCACCCTCGCGGCACCGTGGTCCGCACTCCAAAGCCGAGGCGCTAAAGTGCTGGGCACCGAT GTGAGGATTGGGAATGTTATACAAAGAAAAG GTCGTATGTATCAG GTACTAAaagcacaacatacacaacacggaAGGGGAGGAGCCACAATACAG GTGGAACTTCGAGATGTTGATACTGGGAACAAAATAACTGAAAGATTTCGCACTGATGAAGCTCTTGAGA GAGTTTTTGTTGAGGATAAGTCATTCACATACCTGTATCAGGAAGGCGAGTTTGTAATGCTAATGGA gcccaacacgttTGAGCAGATTGAAGTGCAGAAGGAGATGTTTGGCAAGGCTTCTGCCTATTTAAAAG AAGACATGACAGTGAGACTGCAGTATTATGATGGAAAACTGATGTCTGCATCAGTTCCTCATCGTGTAACATGCAAGGTTGTTGAAGCACAACCTAATATCAAAGGGCTAACAGCTGCTCCTCA GTACAAAAGGGTTGTATTGGACAATGGGCTCACAGTCCAT GCACCACCTTTTGTTGAAACTGGTGAGGAGATCATTATTAATACAACCGATGACACATATATTACAAG GTCTCCATAG
- the LOC103990367 gene encoding uncharacterized protein LOC103990367 isoform X4 has protein sequence MQTARRRFLRTLLFGRFPPPPSPASSSIATLVRGSLDRSLPCATLAAPWSALQSRGAKVLGTDVRIGNVIQRKGRMYQVLKAQHTQHGRGGATIQVELRDVDTGNKITERFRTDEALERVFVEDKSFTYLYQEGEFVMLMEPNTFEQIEVQKEMFGKASAYLKGTKGLYWTMGSQSMHHLLLKLVRRSLLIQPMTHILQGQRSSIFEVKHAP, from the exons ATGCAGACTGCAAGGAGACGATTCTTGCGGACCCTCCTCTTCGGCCGCTTCCCTCCTCCACCATCGCCTGCCTCTTCATCGATAGCAACCCTCGTTCGCGGATCGTTGGACAGATCGCTGCCTTGCGCCACCCTCGCGGCACCGTGGTCCGCACTCCAAAGCCGAGGCGCTAAAGTGCTGGGCACCGAT GTGAGGATTGGGAATGTTATACAAAGAAAAG GTCGTATGTATCAG GTACTAAaagcacaacatacacaacacggaAGGGGAGGAGCCACAATACAG GTGGAACTTCGAGATGTTGATACTGGGAACAAAATAACTGAAAGATTTCGCACTGATGAAGCTCTTGAGA GAGTTTTTGTTGAGGATAAGTCATTCACATACCTGTATCAGGAAGGCGAGTTTGTAATGCTAATGGA gcccaacacgttTGAGCAGATTGAAGTGCAGAAGGAGATGTTTGGCAAGGCTTCTGCCTATTTAAAAG GTACAAAAGGGTTGTATTGGACAATGGGCTCACAGTCCAT GCACCACCTTTTGTTGAAACTGGTGAGGAGATCATTATTAATACAACCGATGACACATATATTACAAG GGCAAAGGAGTAGCATTTTCGAGGTAAAGCATGCACCATAG
- the LOC103990367 gene encoding uncharacterized protein LOC103990367 isoform X3 — translation MQTARRRFLRTLLFGRFPPPPSPASSSIATLVRGSLDRSLPCATLAAPWSALQSRGAKVLGTDVRIGNVIQRKGRMYQVLKAQHTQHGRGGATIQVELRDVDTGNKITERFRTDEALERVFVEDKSFTYLYQEGEFVMLMEPNTFEQIEVQKEMFGKASAYLKGTKGLYWTMGSQSMHHLLLKLVRRSLLIQPMTHILQGLHSKKISAKQGKGVAFSR, via the exons ATGCAGACTGCAAGGAGACGATTCTTGCGGACCCTCCTCTTCGGCCGCTTCCCTCCTCCACCATCGCCTGCCTCTTCATCGATAGCAACCCTCGTTCGCGGATCGTTGGACAGATCGCTGCCTTGCGCCACCCTCGCGGCACCGTGGTCCGCACTCCAAAGCCGAGGCGCTAAAGTGCTGGGCACCGAT GTGAGGATTGGGAATGTTATACAAAGAAAAG GTCGTATGTATCAG GTACTAAaagcacaacatacacaacacggaAGGGGAGGAGCCACAATACAG GTGGAACTTCGAGATGTTGATACTGGGAACAAAATAACTGAAAGATTTCGCACTGATGAAGCTCTTGAGA GAGTTTTTGTTGAGGATAAGTCATTCACATACCTGTATCAGGAAGGCGAGTTTGTAATGCTAATGGA gcccaacacgttTGAGCAGATTGAAGTGCAGAAGGAGATGTTTGGCAAGGCTTCTGCCTATTTAAAAG GTACAAAAGGGTTGTATTGGACAATGGGCTCACAGTCCAT GCACCACCTTTTGTTGAAACTGGTGAGGAGATCATTATTAATACAACCGATGACACATATATTACAAG GTCTCCATAGCAAAAAAATTAGTGCTAAACAG GGCAAAGGAGTAGCATTTTCGAGGTAA